Proteins encoded in a region of the Isosphaeraceae bacterium EP7 genome:
- a CDS encoding right-handed parallel beta-helix repeat-containing protein translates to MSLSKGWNPSPKSIRAERDGRVKRARRQLAFEPLEKLQLLATQIFTVSVATDNGDNASPTTGSLRAAIVAANAVVAGDDAVIDFSISGAGTHVLGIDSTYELPAIVKPTVVDGYSQGGGSYAGAPLIQISGGSGQNGLRLGVGADGSTIKGLSIVNFARSGSDGGAGIWIEDGVTNVTVQGNYIGLEADGTTGAGNTLGVLVQGHSATIGGTVAGQGNVIAGNGQGGILVLVDGTGPNASVSSTIIAGNFLGTNAAGTAIVSNGGATTSGAPGYKSGFNIGLSGTTATAIEGNLVSGSGGSGIVLTTRPADIAGSFTAIAGLVATTTTTIKGNLIGTNAAGTASLSNQTGILIAGADHVTIGGATLADRNVISGNQGFGGPLDGGDGILITGNADFITIQGNYIGVNAVGQAALGNSGDGIETLYTDGSGTVLPTTVAGTPTNLMIGGSAAGDGNLISANGWYGVKLVGQSYATPATGYLIQGNNIGAFADGTGSNHTSGNMIRGIYLKHTSGASVRGNSLLFNDFGGIEAISTLSTTVGGLTAGDGNVIAGLSGVGIVIDGTPTEHNQNFAIQNNRIGMRLDETFANALGAGNSGISARLIDGLEVLGNLVVKTANGGITILDSIGITVDSNTIAGNATTGLALSGAGAAGSIDLIQGNLIGTMQAGFFIAGEGNGGDGISVPFASASDLRILGNVVAQSGGHGINLLGAASVTITGNTVASSGGDGIRAIGLRGIDDQIIGNYFHDSGGSGISVAPVTGALTIDANTIRQSSIHGIDVRSSGVQIGTTLGNVIVGNGGDGVHIETNSGLLAGVRIARNRIGILADGTLEANLGSGINAIQTSGLQVQGNVIGGNLGNGVRVSASQATTIGGPAVGAGNVIAGNQLRGIDVQGNSGVISANNLIQGNAIGTLPGDVAAGNGDDGIRVTHASGLNVLGNSVAHGGKQGIRVEDSSQVTIGGPNVGDGNVVYGNTRNGISVIGDSSDRIADILIQANKVGVLADDTGSLGTTGNGDDGIDVQYATTLTIKGNVVAYNGDDGMDLDHPVGAIIGGLLPSDANVVFANVKNGIELSGGDVNKASDVTIQGNLIGVLGDRTGSLEFTGNGDDGIDIEDTINVEILGNLIAYNGDDGIDIDDSVDLSILGNTVAGNADDGINLCLVEGAFVGGSYPGDGNLITTNGGDGIEVAGNWGVEPPGLGSSGGFDPGIVIRGNSIGVRADGSGDRGNTGNQGKGIYAHELAGLIVAGNKVAYNQAGVFVQDSTLTTVGGETAHDGNIIFANRGEGVALDNAGAEVSHGNVVRNNTIGLFVNGTGASSGMISEISGNSGDGIFASNNDGLTIRGNVVRYNADDGIEVVGSSQTTIGGPGLGDGNVIASNDFDGIKVSGEFPDPAVGILIQNNAIGVLADGSGTLMTTGNGRHGVELFKTTDAQVLGNIIEYSGRPRITMSSIEIQAMNGGDGIHAELAEAMTISGNTILHNKFAGIKVLDAYNLTIGGANDGEGNVVSNNEGGGIFVALIESGSTNIKVLGNKVGVLADGSAAGNDATGISVQNAENVEILGNVSEFNTGTGVEVSQVTSLTLANNVVASNRGDGVALYTIAGQNQLFGNFIGELANGTAAGNGQHGVRLDTVSNLDLHHNAIEYNGAANHQLGSINVTSGGGHGISAYNSTDLTIRANTIAHNDFGGIDAANSLRLTIGGLSPADGNVIAGNGQSGIGVFADGGVSSDILIRNNKVGLFADGTAGGNGLDGIRAAGSVNVTIAGNAVAHNGGDGLVALGLTSSIVGGANAGDGNVVVKNAGDGIHALLGSSNLSILGNSIGVVADGTGSAATTGNGRNGIEVETSSGVSILGNMVRYSALSGINLKYTQNSVVRSNQVLSNLGDGISDLGYHDTIGGAMDGAANLIANNGGAGVSVLATPPPAPAASGGIVISAPVNYGRSVLISRNSIYGNAGLGITLGGSTTPLPNGSSPSGPNQSQNYPVDVTATVSPDTLSIAGMLVGAPSSDYILEFFSNPTNDASGHGQGRTFLGSMSVTTDVAGNATFTLPMAMTMAPGTIVSSTATDSLDNTSEFSLNATALKLTQVSMLPQTGPAIAGQAFVLSAQVASPFAGFGGTVTFRYGDLIIGTATVAADGTATYTGVAPAAGAYAITATYNPSELFAEATSTPQDQQVITAASATSLATSVSPSAVGQAVTFTATVTGQGSPTGTVAFMEGETILGYGEISPDGVATFTTSSLARGPHSIMAVFQGSGFFAVSSSPIINQSVFGQTATNLVASPGTVAGNQPVTLSATVTTSTGSVSGTVLFYDGSTLIGSGAVDANGVATLVTSSLAVGTHTITAVFQGAADFLINTSSTANLVVTQVATEGGQVVSSTPQSFYGQDVTLTATFEATALGQTPMTGTVSFYDGSTFLGTATLIPTGISGLSVSASIASGQASLPTTTLSVGGHVIRALYSGDATYSPSTSETPVTVLVIQATTGTTLSASSNAQGATILSAAVTATSPGTPTLDGTVSFYEGDTLLGTSTVVNGVATLNIGALSAGAHGFRAVFSGGGNASSSAAVLAFVADGPQVVGLSRYGFHATPTTLSLTFSGPLNVASAQNVANYRITDGRGKPVAIRSATYDAATQTVTLTPARRLDIHKVYTLTVLGTGSTHLTGADGLALDGVGNGTPGSNFVAPISWRTLTTRNSPPAVTYVKGQAKATTGSFGPYVNAVVRATKAAMQAATARLAVKQIALARRGK, encoded by the coding sequence ATGTCGTTGTCCAAGGGTTGGAATCCGTCACCGAAGTCGATCAGGGCCGAGCGGGACGGTCGGGTCAAGCGGGCGCGGCGGCAGCTCGCCTTCGAGCCGCTGGAAAAACTGCAACTGTTGGCGACTCAGATTTTCACCGTCTCCGTGGCCACCGACAACGGCGACAATGCCAGCCCGACGACCGGCTCGCTCCGCGCCGCGATTGTCGCCGCCAATGCGGTCGTCGCCGGCGACGATGCCGTGATCGACTTCAGCATCAGCGGCGCGGGCACGCATGTGCTGGGCATCGACTCGACGTATGAGCTGCCCGCGATCGTCAAGCCGACGGTCGTCGACGGCTACAGCCAGGGGGGCGGCTCCTACGCGGGCGCGCCGCTCATCCAGATCTCGGGCGGCTCCGGCCAGAATGGTCTGAGGCTGGGCGTCGGGGCCGACGGCAGCACGATCAAGGGGCTCTCGATCGTCAACTTCGCCCGGTCGGGAAGCGACGGCGGCGCAGGGATCTGGATCGAGGACGGCGTCACCAATGTGACTGTCCAGGGCAACTACATCGGCCTTGAGGCCGACGGCACCACGGGCGCCGGCAACACCCTGGGCGTGCTGGTCCAGGGCCATTCCGCCACCATCGGCGGGACCGTGGCGGGCCAGGGGAACGTCATCGCGGGCAACGGCCAGGGGGGCATCCTGGTGCTGGTCGACGGTACCGGCCCGAACGCATCCGTCTCGTCCACGATCATCGCCGGGAACTTCCTCGGCACCAACGCAGCCGGCACCGCGATCGTCTCCAACGGCGGGGCCACCACGTCGGGCGCCCCCGGCTACAAGTCCGGATTCAACATCGGCCTGTCGGGCACCACGGCGACCGCGATCGAGGGCAACCTCGTCTCGGGCTCGGGCGGCTCGGGCATCGTGCTGACGACGCGCCCGGCCGACATCGCCGGCTCCTTCACGGCCATCGCCGGGCTCGTCGCCACCACGACCACGACGATCAAAGGGAACTTGATCGGCACCAACGCGGCCGGCACGGCCTCGCTGAGCAACCAGACCGGCATCCTGATCGCCGGGGCTGACCACGTCACGATTGGCGGGGCCACCCTCGCCGACCGCAACGTGATCTCGGGCAACCAGGGCTTCGGCGGACCGCTGGACGGGGGCGACGGCATCCTGATCACGGGCAATGCCGATTTCATCACCATCCAGGGCAACTACATCGGCGTCAACGCAGTGGGGCAGGCGGCCCTGGGCAACTCCGGCGATGGCATCGAGACCCTCTACACCGACGGATCGGGCACCGTCCTCCCGACCACGGTCGCGGGCACGCCGACGAATCTCATGATCGGCGGATCGGCGGCCGGCGACGGTAATCTCATCTCGGCCAACGGGTGGTACGGGGTCAAGCTGGTCGGCCAGAGCTACGCGACGCCCGCGACCGGCTACCTCATCCAGGGCAACAACATAGGCGCCTTTGCTGACGGCACGGGCTCGAATCACACCAGCGGCAACATGATCCGCGGGATTTACCTCAAGCATACCTCGGGCGCTTCGGTCCGGGGCAACTCTCTGCTCTTCAACGACTTCGGGGGCATCGAGGCCATCTCGACTCTCTCGACCACGGTCGGCGGGCTGACCGCAGGCGACGGCAACGTCATCGCCGGCCTTAGTGGGGTCGGAATCGTCATCGACGGCACTCCGACCGAGCACAACCAGAATTTCGCGATCCAGAATAATCGAATCGGTATGCGACTCGATGAAACATTTGCCAACGCGCTGGGCGCGGGCAATTCGGGCATCAGTGCCAGGCTTATCGACGGTCTTGAGGTCCTGGGCAATCTCGTCGTCAAGACCGCGAATGGCGGGATCACAATCCTCGACTCGATCGGGATCACAGTCGACAGCAACACCATCGCCGGCAATGCCACCACCGGCCTGGCCCTTTCAGGCGCAGGGGCCGCCGGATCGATCGACCTGATCCAAGGCAATCTGATCGGGACGATGCAGGCCGGATTCTTCATCGCGGGCGAGGGCAACGGCGGCGACGGCATCTCCGTTCCCTTCGCCTCGGCCAGCGATCTGAGAATCCTCGGGAATGTCGTGGCCCAGAGCGGAGGTCACGGCATCAATCTCCTGGGGGCGGCGTCGGTGACGATCACCGGCAATACCGTCGCCTCCAGCGGCGGCGACGGGATCAGGGCCATCGGGCTGCGTGGCATCGATGACCAGATCATCGGTAACTATTTCCATGATTCCGGGGGCAGCGGGATCTCCGTTGCGCCGGTGACCGGCGCGCTCACCATCGACGCCAACACGATCCGTCAAAGCTCCATCCACGGCATCGATGTTCGGTCGTCGGGCGTGCAGATCGGCACGACGCTCGGCAACGTCATCGTCGGCAACGGCGGCGACGGCGTGCATATCGAGACGAACTCGGGCCTGCTGGCCGGCGTCCGGATCGCCAGGAATCGCATCGGCATCCTGGCCGACGGCACGCTCGAAGCGAACCTCGGCTCGGGCATCAATGCCATCCAGACGTCCGGACTCCAGGTCCAGGGCAATGTGATCGGCGGGAACCTTGGCAATGGCGTCCGCGTCTCCGCGTCCCAGGCAACCACGATCGGCGGTCCGGCCGTCGGGGCGGGCAACGTCATCGCCGGCAACCAACTCCGCGGCATTGACGTCCAGGGCAACAGCGGCGTCATCTCGGCGAACAACCTGATCCAGGGCAACGCGATCGGCACCCTGCCCGGTGACGTTGCGGCCGGCAACGGCGACGACGGCATCAGGGTCACTCACGCGTCCGGCCTCAACGTCCTGGGCAACTCGGTCGCCCACGGTGGCAAGCAGGGCATTCGCGTCGAGGACTCGTCGCAGGTGACGATCGGCGGCCCGAACGTGGGCGACGGAAACGTCGTGTATGGCAACACTCGCAACGGCATTAGCGTCATCGGCGACTCGTCCGACCGGATCGCCGACATCCTCATCCAGGCCAACAAGGTCGGCGTCCTGGCCGACGACACCGGGTCGCTCGGGACGACCGGAAATGGCGACGATGGGATCGACGTCCAGTACGCCACCACCCTGACCATCAAGGGCAACGTCGTTGCGTACAACGGCGACGACGGCATGGACCTCGACCACCCCGTCGGCGCGATCATCGGCGGCCTGCTCCCCTCCGATGCCAACGTTGTGTTCGCCAACGTCAAGAACGGCATCGAGCTGTCCGGCGGCGACGTCAACAAGGCCAGCGACGTCACGATTCAGGGGAACCTGATCGGCGTCCTCGGCGACCGCACCGGGTCGCTCGAATTCACCGGCAACGGCGACGACGGGATTGACATCGAGGACACAATCAACGTCGAAATCCTGGGCAACCTGATCGCCTACAACGGCGACGACGGCATCGATATCGACGACTCCGTGGATCTCTCGATCCTGGGGAACACCGTCGCGGGCAATGCCGACGACGGCATCAACCTTTGCCTCGTCGAGGGGGCCTTCGTGGGCGGGTCGTACCCCGGCGACGGCAATCTCATCACCACCAACGGCGGAGACGGCATCGAGGTCGCCGGCAACTGGGGCGTCGAACCCCCCGGCCTCGGGTCCTCCGGCGGCTTCGATCCGGGCATCGTGATCCGCGGCAATTCGATCGGCGTGCGGGCCGACGGCTCGGGCGATCGCGGCAACACGGGCAACCAGGGCAAGGGGATTTACGCCCACGAGCTGGCGGGCCTGATCGTCGCGGGCAACAAGGTCGCCTACAACCAGGCGGGCGTGTTCGTCCAGGACTCGACCTTGACCACGGTCGGCGGCGAGACGGCCCACGATGGCAACATCATCTTCGCCAACAGGGGCGAGGGCGTGGCGCTGGATAACGCCGGCGCGGAAGTCTCCCACGGCAACGTCGTCCGCAACAACACGATCGGCCTGTTCGTGAACGGCACGGGCGCCAGTTCCGGGATGATCTCGGAGATCAGCGGCAACAGCGGCGACGGCATCTTTGCCTCGAACAACGACGGGCTCACCATCCGCGGCAACGTCGTCCGCTACAACGCCGACGACGGCATCGAGGTCGTCGGTTCGAGCCAGACGACCATCGGCGGGCCGGGCCTCGGCGACGGCAACGTCATCGCGTCGAATGACTTCGACGGCATCAAGGTCAGCGGCGAGTTTCCCGACCCGGCCGTCGGCATCCTGATCCAGAACAACGCGATCGGCGTGCTGGCCGACGGCAGCGGCACGCTCATGACCACCGGCAACGGCCGGCACGGTGTCGAGCTGTTCAAGACGACCGACGCACAGGTCCTCGGCAACATCATCGAGTACAGCGGCCGGCCTCGGATCACGATGTCGTCGATCGAAATCCAGGCCATGAACGGCGGCGACGGCATCCACGCCGAGCTCGCCGAGGCGATGACGATCAGCGGCAACACGATCCTGCACAACAAGTTCGCGGGCATCAAGGTGCTCGACGCGTACAACCTGACCATCGGCGGGGCGAACGACGGCGAGGGCAACGTCGTCTCGAACAACGAGGGCGGCGGCATCTTCGTGGCGCTCATCGAGAGCGGGTCGACCAACATCAAGGTCCTCGGCAACAAGGTCGGCGTCCTGGCCGATGGATCGGCGGCCGGCAACGACGCCACCGGGATCAGCGTCCAGAATGCCGAGAATGTCGAGATCCTCGGCAACGTCTCCGAGTTCAACACGGGCACCGGCGTCGAGGTCTCCCAGGTGACGAGCCTGACGCTGGCCAATAACGTCGTCGCATCGAACCGAGGCGACGGCGTCGCTCTCTATACGATCGCGGGCCAGAACCAGCTCTTCGGCAACTTCATCGGCGAGCTGGCGAACGGGACCGCGGCCGGCAACGGACAGCATGGCGTGCGTCTGGACACCGTCTCGAACCTCGATCTCCACCACAACGCGATCGAGTACAACGGCGCCGCCAACCATCAACTTGGATCGATCAACGTAACCAGCGGCGGCGGGCATGGGATCTCCGCTTACAACTCGACCGACCTGACCATCCGGGCGAACACGATCGCCCACAATGACTTCGGCGGCATCGACGCCGCGAACTCGCTTCGCCTGACGATCGGCGGCCTCAGCCCGGCCGACGGTAACGTCATCGCGGGCAACGGCCAGTCCGGAATCGGCGTGTTCGCCGACGGCGGCGTCTCCTCGGACATTCTCATCCGCAACAACAAGGTCGGCCTCTTCGCCGATGGGACGGCCGGCGGCAACGGCCTCGACGGGATCAGGGCGGCGGGCTCCGTCAATGTCACGATCGCCGGCAACGCGGTCGCCCATAACGGCGGAGACGGTCTCGTCGCCCTGGGACTGACCAGCTCGATCGTCGGCGGTGCGAACGCCGGCGACGGCAACGTCGTCGTCAAGAATGCTGGCGACGGCATCCACGCCCTCCTCGGCTCGTCGAACCTCTCGATCCTGGGCAACTCCATCGGCGTGGTGGCCGACGGCACCGGCTCGGCGGCGACCACCGGCAACGGGCGCAACGGCATCGAGGTCGAGACCTCCAGCGGCGTCTCGATCCTGGGCAACATGGTCCGGTACAGCGCCCTGTCCGGGATCAACCTGAAATACACCCAGAACTCGGTGGTCCGCAGCAATCAGGTCCTCTCCAACCTGGGCGACGGCATCTCCGACTTAGGCTATCACGACACCATCGGCGGTGCGATGGACGGGGCCGCCAACCTCATCGCCAACAACGGCGGCGCGGGCGTCTCGGTCCTGGCGACCCCACCGCCGGCCCCCGCCGCGTCGGGTGGAATCGTCATCAGTGCCCCGGTCAACTACGGCCGGAGCGTCCTGATCAGCCGCAACTCGATCTACGGCAACGCCGGCCTGGGCATCACCCTGGGGGGCAGCACCACGCCGCTTCCCAACGGCTCCAGCCCCTCGGGGCCGAACCAGTCGCAGAATTATCCGGTCGACGTCACGGCCACCGTCTCTCCCGACACTCTCTCGATCGCCGGGATGCTCGTCGGGGCCCCCTCGTCCGACTACATCCTGGAGTTCTTCAGCAACCCGACCAACGATGCCTCGGGCCACGGCCAGGGCCGGACGTTCCTGGGAAGCATGTCGGTGACCACCGACGTCGCCGGCAACGCGACCTTCACCCTGCCCATGGCCATGACGATGGCCCCCGGCACGATCGTCTCGTCCACCGCCACCGACTCGCTGGACAACACGTCGGAATTCTCCCTCAACGCGACGGCCCTGAAGCTGACCCAGGTCTCGATGCTGCCGCAGACGGGCCCGGCCATCGCCGGCCAGGCATTCGTCCTTAGCGCTCAGGTGGCCTCGCCCTTCGCGGGCTTCGGCGGCACGGTCACGTTCCGATATGGGGACCTGATCATCGGCACCGCGACGGTGGCCGCCGACGGGACGGCGACCTACACCGGGGTGGCCCCTGCGGCCGGTGCTTATGCGATCACGGCCACATACAACCCGTCCGAGCTGTTCGCCGAGGCGACTTCCACGCCCCAGGATCAGCAGGTCATCACCGCCGCGTCGGCGACCTCGCTGGCCACCTCGGTCAGCCCTTCCGCGGTCGGTCAGGCGGTCACGTTCACCGCGACGGTCACCGGCCAGGGCAGCCCGACCGGCACCGTCGCGTTCATGGAAGGGGAGACGATCCTGGGCTACGGCGAAATCAGCCCCGACGGAGTCGCGACCTTCACCACGTCGAGCCTGGCCCGCGGGCCGCACTCGATCATGGCCGTCTTCCAGGGGAGCGGATTCTTCGCCGTCAGCTCGTCGCCGATCATCAACCAGTCGGTCTTCGGCCAGACGGCGACCAACCTGGTCGCCTCGCCCGGAACGGTCGCGGGCAACCAGCCGGTGACTCTGTCGGCCACCGTCACCACCTCCACTGGTTCGGTTTCCGGCACGGTCCTGTTCTATGACGGCTCGACCTTGATCGGTTCGGGAGCGGTGGATGCGAACGGTGTCGCCACCCTGGTCACTTCGTCGCTCGCCGTCGGCACGCACACGATCACGGCCGTCTTCCAGGGGGCGGCCGACTTCCTGATCAACACATCGTCCACCGCCAATCTGGTCGTCACGCAGGTGGCAACCGAGGGCGGGCAGGTCGTCAGCTCGACCCCGCAGTCGTTCTATGGCCAGGACGTGACTCTCACGGCCACCTTCGAGGCCACCGCCCTGGGCCAGACGCCGATGACCGGCACGGTCAGCTTCTACGATGGCAGCACCTTCCTGGGGACGGCGACGCTGATCCCGACCGGCATCAGCGGCCTGTCGGTCTCGGCCTCGATCGCCTCGGGCCAGGCCAGCCTCCCGACCACCACGCTCTCCGTGGGCGGGCACGTCATCCGGGCGCTCTACTCGGGAGACGCCACCTACAGTCCCTCCACCTCGGAGACGCCCGTCACGGTCCTGGTCATCCAGGCCACGACGGGCACCACGCTCTCCGCATCCAGCAACGCCCAGGGTGCCACCATCCTCAGCGCGGCCGTCACGGCGACCTCGCCGGGCACGCCGACGCTCGACGGCACGGTCTCGTTCTACGAGGGCGACACGCTCCTGGGCACCTCGACGGTGGTCAACGGCGTCGCCACGCTGAACATCGGGGCCCTCTCCGCCGGGGCTCACGGCTTCAGGGCGGTCTTCTCCGGCGGCGGCAACGCCTCGTCGAGCGCCGCCGTCCTGGCATTTGTCGCGGACGGCCCGCAGGTGGTGGGCCTGAGCCGCTACGGCTTCCACGCCACCCCGACGACGCTCTCGCTCACATTCAGCGGCCCGCTGAACGTGGCTTCCGCCCAGAATGTGGCCAACTACCGGATCACCGACGGCCGGGGCAAGCCGGTCGCCATCCGCTCGGCCACCTACGACGCGGCCACGCAGACCGTCACCCTGACCCCGGCCCGCCGGCTGGACATCCACAAGGTGTACACCCTGACGGTCCTGGGCACGGGCTCGACCCACCTGACTGGCGCCGACGGCCTGGCCCTGGACGGGGTCGGCAACGGCACCCCCGGATCCAACTTTGTCGCGCCGATCAGCTGGCGCACCCTGACGACGCGCAACTCGCCGCCCGCCGTCACCTACGTCAAGGGCCAGGCCAAGGCCACCACCGGTTCCTTCGGCCCCTACGTCAACGCGGTCGTCCGGGCCACCAAGGCGGCCATGCAGGCCGCAACCGCCCGCCTCGCCGTCAAGCAGATAGCCCTCGCCCGCCGCGGCAAGTAA
- the tpx gene encoding thiol peroxidase translates to MAEKRLKAVTMKGKELDLLGPELKPGDRAPDFRCVVADLSVLTLGETPHKARLLSVVPSLDTPVCSIQTRRFAQELATLGDFVAAYTVSLDLPFAQKRFCAEAGIDNITNLSDVHDHSFGLNYGVEVEGLPFPILSRAIFVIDPSNTVTYAEYVPEIAQEPNYDAALAALKAAAGV, encoded by the coding sequence ATGGCCGAGAAGCGACTCAAAGCGGTGACGATGAAGGGCAAGGAACTCGACCTTCTCGGGCCGGAGCTGAAGCCGGGCGACCGGGCCCCGGACTTTCGCTGTGTCGTCGCCGACCTGTCGGTCCTGACCCTGGGCGAGACACCGCACAAGGCGCGGCTGCTGAGCGTCGTGCCGTCGCTGGACACCCCGGTCTGTAGCATCCAGACCAGGCGGTTCGCGCAGGAACTGGCGACCCTGGGCGATTTCGTCGCGGCGTACACCGTCAGCCTCGACCTGCCGTTCGCCCAGAAGCGGTTCTGCGCCGAGGCGGGCATCGACAACATCACGAACCTGTCCGACGTGCACGACCACAGCTTCGGCCTGAACTACGGGGTCGAGGTCGAGGGCCTGCCGTTCCCGATCCTCTCGCGGGCCATCTTCGTGATCGACCCGTCGAACACAGTGACCTACGCCGAGTACGTGCCCGAGATCGCCCAGGAGCCGAATTACGACGCCGCCCTCGCGGCCCTGAAGGCTGCCGCGGGCGTCTGA
- a CDS encoding alpha/beta fold hydrolase, which yields MSIARTLALILPLLAAGAGPVEVRLPLDDGRELNLPALVHALARATGRPERPRGEPVLLPMAGLAAPLTRDLLKDGLGPGTTVEVNPTDLVVRVDRSVLEPSALAAWDRRLDELDARAKLEAHRRSRYGLKARGSYRPNDPFRPTICLIHGLNSTSGVFVHMFAPLEALGYGVVVYDFPYNRRMGESGDAFRRDWAAFRRAKGESRPWSIVTHSMGGLLARSYVEGSSYAGDVSALLLIAPPHGGSSLAGAQTLLQLLQGTKAVRAREAGRSEALARLSDGLGEAAADLTPGSPYLKSLDAAGRREGVAYSILAGDVGLLSAQGRAQIEAQVRGLAGTGGLASLLARRALAELSQALDELSDGKGDGCVAVARTHLPGVADHITMHANHVELIRAPLFHPDPGPVACMPFLRQRLPKPGPAEPPAPR from the coding sequence TTGAGCATCGCCCGGACACTCGCCCTGATCCTGCCGCTGCTCGCCGCCGGAGCTGGCCCCGTCGAGGTCCGCCTGCCGCTGGACGACGGCCGTGAGCTGAACCTCCCCGCCCTGGTCCACGCCCTGGCCCGGGCCACCGGCCGCCCCGAGCGACCGCGAGGCGAGCCCGTGCTGCTCCCCATGGCCGGCCTGGCCGCCCCCCTGACCCGCGACCTGCTCAAAGACGGCCTCGGCCCGGGCACGACCGTCGAGGTCAACCCCACCGACCTGGTCGTCCGGGTCGACCGCTCGGTGCTTGAGCCATCGGCACTGGCCGCCTGGGACCGGCGGCTCGACGAGCTGGACGCCAGGGCCAAGCTCGAGGCCCACCGCAGGTCGCGCTACGGCCTGAAGGCACGCGGCTCGTACCGGCCGAACGACCCATTCCGGCCGACGATCTGCCTGATCCACGGCCTGAACTCGACGTCGGGAGTCTTCGTCCATATGTTCGCCCCCCTGGAGGCCTTGGGCTACGGGGTGGTGGTTTACGACTTCCCCTACAACCGCCGGATGGGCGAGTCGGGCGACGCCTTCCGCCGCGACTGGGCTGCCTTCCGCCGGGCCAAGGGGGAGAGCCGGCCCTGGTCGATCGTGACCCACTCGATGGGGGGCCTGCTCGCGCGATCCTACGTCGAGGGGAGCTCCTACGCCGGCGACGTCTCCGCGCTGCTGCTGATCGCCCCCCCGCACGGCGGATCGAGCCTGGCGGGCGCCCAGACCCTGCTGCAACTGCTCCAGGGGACGAAGGCCGTGCGGGCCCGCGAGGCCGGCCGGTCCGAGGCCCTGGCCAGGCTCTCCGACGGCCTGGGCGAGGCCGCCGCCGACCTGACGCCGGGCAGCCCATATCTGAAATCGCTCGACGCCGCGGGCCGCCGCGAAGGGGTGGCCTACTCGATCCTCGCCGGCGACGTCGGCCTGCTCTCGGCTCAGGGCCGGGCCCAGATCGAGGCGCAGGTGCGCGGGCTCGCCGGCACCGGCGGCCTGGCCTCGCTGCTGGCCCGCAGGGCGCTGGCCGAGCTGTCCCAGGCGCTCGACGAGCTGTCCGACGGCAAGGGGGACGGCTGCGTGGCGGTCGCCCGCACGCACCTGCCCGGCGTGGCCGACCACATCACCATGCACGCCAATCACGTCGAGCTGATCCGCGCCCCCCTGTTCCACCCCGATCCCGGCCCCGTCGCCTGCATGCCCTTCCTGCGCCAACGCCTGCCCAAACCCGGCCCCGCCGAGCCCCCGGCGCCCCGGTAG